Proteins encoded within one genomic window of Scomber japonicus isolate fScoJap1 chromosome 16, fScoJap1.pri, whole genome shotgun sequence:
- the c9orf72 gene encoding guanine nucleotide exchange factor C9orf72 homolog: MSSGGPPQSPAVAKSEVAVEGECPLLAATFAYWDNILGPRVRHIWVPKGDQVMFLSDGEVTFLANHTLNGEILRSAECGAVDVKFFVLAEKGVIIVSLIFDGELKGDKNTCALSIILPQTELAFYLPLHTICVERLKHVIRKGRIWMQKGFNIISVLSLEIVPIMELLASMKTHSVPEDVDIKDTVLNDDDIGDSCHEDFLHKAISSHLQTCGCSIVVGSNPEKVNKIVRTLCLFLTPAERKCSRLCKADSSFKYDTGLFIQGLLKDSTGSFVLPFRQVLYSPYPTTHIDVDINTVKQMPPCHEHTYNQRRYMRSELSTLWKTDSEEEIPPDTIIHTDETFTPDLNIFQDVMHKDTLVKSFIDEVFMLKPGLSLRSTYLAQFLLLLHRKALTLLKYIEDDTQKGKKPFRSLRNLKTDLDLTVEGDLNIVMAFAEKLRAGLHSFVFGKPFYTSMQERDVLMSF, from the exons ATGTCTTCTGGCGGTCCCCCTCAGTCACCTGCTGTGGCAAAGTCTGAGGTAGCAGTAGAGGGAGAATGCCCGCTGCTGGCTGCCACCTTTGCCTACTGGGACAACATCCTGGGTCCTCGTGTGCGCCACATTTGGGTTCCAAAGGGCGATCAGGTGATGTTCCTCAGTGATGGAGAGGTGACATTTTTGGCCAATCATACACTTAACGGGGAGATTCTGCGCAGTGCTGAGTGTGGTGCTGTGGACGTAAAGTTCTTTGTCCTGGCGGAGAAGGGTGTCATCATCGTGTCTCTCATCTTCGATGGCGAGCTGAAGGGGGACAAGAACACATGTGCCTTGTCCATCATTCTGCCTCAGACGGAGCTGGCCTTCTACCTGCCTCTGCACACTATCTGTGTGGAGAGGCTGAAACATGTTATCCGCAAGGGACGCATTTGGATGCAGAAG GGCTTCAACATCATCTCAGTGCTGAGTCTGGAGATCGTCCCTATCATGGAGCTGTTGGCCTCCATGAAGACACACAGTGTGCCAGAGGATGTAGAt ATAAAAGACACGGTGCTAAATGATGATGACATCGGGGACAGCTGCCACGAGGATTTCCTCCACAA GGCCATCAGCTCTCATCTCCAGACTTGCGGCTGTTCAATAGTAGTCGGAAGCAACCCGGAGAAAGTAAACAAG ATTGTGCGGACACTTTGCCTCTTCCTCACCCCTGCCGAGAGGAAATGCTCTCGCCTCTGCAAGGCTGACTCCTCCTTCAAATATGACACGGGCCTGTTTATTCAGGGTCTGCTCAAG GACTCCACGGGCAGCTTCGTCCTGCCCTTCCGCCAGGTTCTCTACTCGCCTTACCCAACAACGCACATTGACGTCGACATCAACACGGTCAAGCAGATGCCGCCGTGTCACGAACACACGTACAACCAGCGCCGCTACATGAGGTCCGAGCTGAGCACGCTCTGGAAGACGGACAGCGAAGAGGAGATACCGCCCGACACAATCATTCACACCGATGAAACCTTCACACCTGACCT GAATATATTTCAAGATGTCATGCATAAAGACACTTTGGTGAAGTCATTTATAGACGAG GTGTTCATGCTGAAGCCGGGCCTGTCCCTGCGGAGCACTTACCTGGCCcagttcctgctgctgctccacagGAAGGCCCTCACGCTGCTCAAATACATCGAGGACGACAC GCAAAAAGGGAAGAAGCCGTTTCGGTCCTTGCGCAACTTGAAGACGGACCTGGATCTGACGGTGGAAGGAGACCTGAACATTGTAATGGCCTTCGCCGAGAAGCTGAGGGCAGGTCTGCACTCGTTTGTGTTCGGGAAGCCATTCTACACCAGCATGCAGGAGCGAGATGTGCTCATGAGCTTTTGA